The Tamandua tetradactyla isolate mTamTet1 chromosome 5, mTamTet1.pri, whole genome shotgun sequence genome window below encodes:
- the GPR171 gene encoding G-protein coupled receptor 171 has protein sequence MTNSSFFCPVYRDLEPFTYFFYLVFLVGIIGSCFAAWAFIQKNTNHRCVSIYLINLLTADFLLTLALPVKIAVDLGVAPWKLRIFHCQVTACLIYINMYLSIIFLAFVSIDRCLQLMHSSKIYRIQEPGFAKTMSAVVWLMVLLIMVPNMLIPIKDITEKPNVGCMEFKKEFGRNWHLLTNFICVAIFFNFSAIILISNCLVIRQLYRNKDTENYPHVKRTLINILLVTTGYIICFVPYHIVRIPYTLSQTEVISDCTTRISLFKAKEATLLLAVSNLCFDPILYYHLSKAFRLKVTETFASHKETKAQKEKERCENDA, from the coding sequence ATGACAAACAGTTCTTTCTTTTGCCCGGTGTACAGAGATCTGGAGCCattcacatattttttttatttagttttccttGTCGGAATTATCGGAAGTTGTTTTGCAGCCTGGGCTTtcatacaaaaaaacaccaatcACAGGTGTGTAAGCATATACTTAATTAATTTGCTTACAGCTGATTTCCTGCTAACTCTGGCATTACCAGTAAAAATTGCTGTGGACTTGGGTGTGGCACCCTGGAAGCTAAGGATATTCCACTGCCAAGTTACAGCCTGCCTTATCTACATTAACATGTACTTATCAATCATCTTCTTGGCATTTGTCAGCATTGATCGCTGTCTTCAGTTGATGCACAGCTCCAAGATTTATCGAATACAAGAACCTGGATTTGCTAAAACGATGTCAGCTGTTGTGTGGCTAATGGTCCTTCTTATAATGGTACCAAACATGCTGATTCCCATCAAAGACATCACGGAAAAGCCAAATGTGGGATGTATGGAATTCAAGAAGGAGTTTGGAAGAAATTGGCATTTGCTCACAAATTTCATATGTGTAgctatatttttcaatttctcaGCCATCATTTTAATATCCAATTGTCTTGTAATTCGACAACTCTACAGAAACAAAGATACTGAAAATTATCCGCATGTGAAAAGAACTCTCATCAACATACTTTTAGTGACCACGGGCTATATCATATGTTTTGTTCCTTACCACATTGTTCGGATCCCATACACACTCAGCCAGACAGAAGTCATATCCGACTGCACAACCAGGATTTCACTCTTCAAAGCCAAGGAGGCCACACTGCTGCTGGCTGTGTCGAATCTGTGCTTTGATCCCATCTTATACTATCATCTCTCAAAAGCATTCCGCTTAAAGGTCACTGAAACTTTTGCCTCACATAAGGAGACCAAGgctcaaaaggaaaaagaaagatgtgAAAATGATGCATAA